In Nitrospira sp., the DNA window CATGAAGGCCTGGAGGTGTTGATTATCACGAGGGGACACCCCCTCAAACTCTACCCCATAAATCTGTTCCTTACCCCATCGAACGGTTGCCGTTTCAATGACCATCGATGTTGACTGATTCGGCAATCGCAACTGCATGGCAATACGGTCGCCAGGCGTAATCACCGCCTCCGTCATAACCCGTACCCCTTTTTCCGATACATCATAGACAATCCCTAGCCCCTGTTCCAGCGCTCCCGTTCTCAAACGCCCCACACGCGCAAACGAACAGGGGAAGGGAGCGGACACGCGGACACGCGGATATCGGCGCAACTGAGGAACACTCCGACAGCCGTTTGAATTGACCTCTGCATCATCCATGATCATTTATTCCTCCTCTGTAGCATTCATGTACTCAGCCAACTGCCGTGACACCGACTCGGACACCCGCCTAAATGCAAGCCCATGGAATTGATGATTCCTCCAACACACGGTGGCCACTGCCACTTCCGCCGGAGGAGCGCTCTTGGTCAATCGGAGTGTCAGGGAGACCTGATCGCCCGGCACGATCGGCGCATCCGTGCTCACACAGACCCCGCCGGTCGACAGATCGTGGACCAGACCGACATCATGCACGGATTTTCGAAACCACCAACCGGCGTTCAATGAGGTAAGAGAACAGCTGAAGGGCGTAAGAATCCGAACCCGATGGTTTCTCCGAGGCTTGTTTGGGATCACACCCGGCTGTTGGATCGTTTGCATCATCCACCTCGTGAGAAATACTCTATCTCACGAAGCGGATTCTGCGAACTATTTTTCAACTTTACGGGCGTACGGCTGTCGTCGTCCCATGCACCGAAGACTTGGAGGGGGACCGTCTACGTCTGCGGAAGGAACGCGGTTGATCAGGTCTTGCCTGACTTAATGAGGAACGGCTATTCCGATGAATGTCTTGGTTCTCACGCAGACTCGCATGCACTGGCGCCCCGCTCCCTGGAACAACTGGTACGGCCTGTCCCAATAGACGCTCGATCGCACGGAGTTGTTGCGTATCCTCGCTGGTCACAAAACTTGTGGCACGACCGGTCGTTTTCATCCGAGCCGTACGGCCGATCCGATGCACGTAATCTTCAGGAACATTCGGCAAGTCGAAATTAATCACATGACCGATATTGGCCACATCAATCCCACGAGCCGCAATATCCGTCGCCACCAACACGCGAAAGGCTCCCCGCCGAAAACCTTCCAGTGCGGCACGTCTCTGTGACAAACTCCGGTCGCCGTGCAACACCGCCACGCGATGGCCCGCGCGATCCAGCATGCGCCCCACCCGATCGGCACGGTGCTTCGTTCTGGTAAAGACAAGCGCGGTATCTTTATCAGCCCCTAACAACGACAACAGGAGGTCGGACTTGTCGGCATGTGATGTATGATGCACCGCTTGAGTCACTCCGTCAGCGGTCGTCGCTGAGGGTGCGACCATGACGCGGACAGGGTTGTTGACGCTGGCTTGAACCAGCCGGGCGAGATCCGCCGGGAGCGTGGCTGAAAAGAGCAAGGTCTGCCGCTCCTCCGGC includes these proteins:
- a CDS encoding PilZ domain-containing protein is translated as MIMDDAEVNSNGCRSVPQLRRYPRVRVSAPFPCSFARVGRLRTGALEQGLGIVYDVSEKGVRVMTEAVITPGDRIAMQLRLPNQSTSMVIETATVRWGKEQIYGVEFEGVSPRDNQHLQAFMTHQSKAGARLTA
- a CDS encoding DEAD/DEAH box helicase, with amino-acid sequence MGTSASRNFHTLGLSEALLRDLADAKFASPTPIQEQAIPPALAGRDVIGCAQTGTGKTAAFVIPMIERLSTLPKGQPKALILAPTRELALQTLTTIEKLGRSRRISATVIVGGADMQAQVRGLRQRPDILVATPGRLLDHMWNGTILLSSIKMLVLDEADRMLDMGFAPQINQILDALPEERQTLLFSATLPADLARLVQASVNNPVRVMVAPSATTADGVTQAVHHTSHADKSDLLLSLLGADKDTALVFTRTKHRADRVGRMLDRAGHRVAVLHGDRSLSQRRAALEGFRRGAFRVLVATDIAARGIDVANIGHVINFDLPNVPEDYVHRIGRTARMKTTGRATSFVTSEDTQQLRAIERLLGQAVPVVPGSGAPVHASLRENQDIHRNSRSSLSQARPDQPRSFRRRRRSPSKSSVHGTTTAVRP
- a CDS encoding PilZ domain-containing protein — its product is MMQTIQQPGVIPNKPRRNHRVRILTPFSCSLTSLNAGWWFRKSVHDVGLVHDLSTGGVCVSTDAPIVPGDQVSLTLRLTKSAPPAEVAVATVCWRNHQFHGLAFRRVSESVSRQLAEYMNATEEE